AAGAAAGCAGTCGCGAAGCAGAGATGGCGCAAGCGTCATCGCGTATCGGTGGGAATCCGCCGCTCTGGACCGAGGCAGGTCAAACGTATCCTTGGGCCTGTGTGTGGCTCATTCACGGTGGAGTTGCCAACGAGCGCATGATCCAGTCGGGCGGTCAGGTGATTCACCCGCTCTGGCAGGGCACTTAGCTCCTCATGAAACGGTTGCATTTCGGTTTCGCCGATGGCTACGGAATGGTTTGTTTGCGCCGCAACCGGGGTAGTCCAAATCGATAGAGTGAAATGCGATTGCGCAAGGCTGATGCTCCTTCCCCCTGAGGAAGCCGCATTTCCTCCCTTAAATTTCGCGGAGATCAGTCATGGCGGGCCACAATTTGGCTCTGACAAGCTGGATGAGAATTCGAGGACGTGCAGTAGCGTCTTCTTGGTGCTGCTGCCTGTTCCACGGCAAATGAAGTTTTATTTGGTTGCCAGGTGTTACATTCATTGATCCGAAATCTCAAGTTCAATTCAATTTCTTATTGCGTAACACATTTTGGTTTGCCTTGGTCTGGGGCGATGTCGGGGGTGCCTTACGACGGCATTCTGCACAAGCGCCGCCAATCTCAACGCGCATGAACGAGATGCTGAATCCCAATTCATCGCGGATCTCCGTGCTCATCGTGTCCATAGCCGGGGACGAGAATTCCATTACCTTGCCGCATTGCAGGCAAGCAACATGGGAATGCGGGCGGTCTTGGCGGGCCTCATAGTAGTGCTGGTCGCCGCGCAGATGCAGTAGATCAAGCTCATCGACCACGCCCAACTTCTTGAGAACCGCAAGATTGCGGTAGATCGTAACTTGATCTATGCCGGGGTCCACGCGCCGTGCTTGCGCGAGAATCTCCTTGGCATTCATGTGGGTCGGTGCGGATTCGAGAATCGAGAAGATGAGCCGTCGCTGCGTGGTAAGGCGAAAGCCGTGCTCGCGGGCCAGTTCCGCCAAGTTGCGATGCCGGCGAATTTCCTGGATCAATGGCACTAGGGACTCCCAAGACCAGACGATTTGTTATTGCAAAGATTTGCATCAAGAAATATCAAGGTAGCGCGCTCAGGATTGGGGCGTCAAGCAAGAAAATATTTCCGTGGGCTGAGGGTGGACTTCACAGGATCTCTCTTTGTCGTATCCAAGCCATCCTGGTCAGGTCAATAGTTGTCTTGTCCGGGTTCGCTATGGCCCCTATTTATCGGACATCCTCACATCCTCGGCAGTGTCTATAGCAAGGAGGGGAGTGCTGCAGGACAAACCACCTTCAAGTACACTCTAATATTTTGCACTTGGCAACTATCGTTTGTATACTCATCTACAAGTATTGTTTTTGTGCAGGAGAGTTGCGGCTTTCATCGGTTATTATGCAACTTATAAATGCGCAATCAACTGACTTCTGGGGAACTTGCTGTAAGCGACACTTAGAGTGAATCGTGGAGCCAAAATAGATGAAGGTCTTAAGTATGTCGGCGGGAGAAAAGCTGAAGGAGTTCCGCAATCGGCTTGGAATAAGCATGAGGGAAGTAGAAGAAACCAGTCGGCGAATAGCGGAAACCGAGGGCAACAGCGAGTATGTCATCTCCAGTGGTTGGCTGACGCAGATCGAAAATTCGAATGCCACGCCCAGCATTTATAAGTTGTTTACGGTAAGCATAGTTTACCGCATAAGTTTTCGGACTTGCTATTCATGTATGGCATCGACCTTGAAAGAATCGGTCGACTTCAGTCGGCAAATCCGCTCGCGAATACGCACATAACCCAGGTGGAGGTTTACGATCACGAGCGCGCAGTTCAATTCCCCGTGCGCTTCGATAGTGGTTTTAGTCTTGAGAAAACCAATTTGATTGCCAGAATGGTCGAGATTTGGGGCGAATTGCCAATTGGCGTTATTCAAAATCTTGATATCAGAAAATTTCTCTACGGGTATATTGGAACTAAGGACACGACTCTTTTCCCGCTATTGCGCCTAGGCTCTTTTGTCCAGATTGATAATCGTCAAAATCGAGTTGAAAAGCCACCATGGAAAACGGAGTTCGACCGGCCCATCTACTTTATCGAATTGCACGACAAATATTTATGTTCCTGGTGTGAGCTTCACGGCAAACAATTGTTTGTGGTTCCGCATCCCCTGTCTGGCTGTACGATCAGCCAATATTCCTATCCCGACGAGGCGGAAATTGTTGGAAGAGTCACCGGAGTCGCCATGCGAATTGCTTCTTCAGTAAATGATCTTTCGACCGATGCGCGACAATTCCCAAAGCCATCCTGAACTGTGCGTTTTTCGGGAGGCTGGCCCGTTCTGAGCAACCTGGCCAAAGTGCACACTTTTACAGTTTTTTCCACTCTGACCACAATGACAACAAAAAAGCCACCCAGCAGAATCGCAGGGTGGCCTTTTCTGTTTTGGTTGTCGTTTTCTAATCGGCGGGATCGTTAATCGCGGACCTTGCGGCCCTGACCAACGATCCCCGCCGGGTTAGAACTCGTGGTTAGAACCCCCGAGTTAGAAAACGATGCGCACGGCGAGCTGAATCTGCCGGGCGCTGGTGCGCGTGCTGTCGATGCGGCCCACATCGGAGCGCTGCACCAGATTGCGGTCATACACCACCGTCGTTGGCGAGCCATAATTCGGCCGGTTCAGGAGGTTGAAGAACTCAGTGCGGAACACCAAAGCGCCCTCCTCCCCAAAGGCTGGGATGTTGGTTTCCTTCATCAGGTTAATGTCCAATGTGGCCGAGCCCGGAGCCGTCATGGCATTGCGGCCCACGTTGCCCTGATATCCACCGAGCGGGAGGCTCGTGTTGCACTGGTACTTCGGATTGGTTGACCCGACAATGTCGCGCGCGCAATTGGTGGCCGGATAAGAGAATTGCGCGGGATCAAAGTAGCGATCCGGATTGCGGGCATCGATCGAGTTGATGATTCCGCCGGGGATCAGGTCGATGGAGCTGCCATCGACGAAGCGCATGGTGGTGTCCGCCGTGGCTCCCGCCGGGCGCACACGAGCCTGCGTGGCGCTGGCGTTGAGGGGGAACCCATCGTTCATGCGAATCACTCCGCTCATCTCCCAGCCGCCCAACACCTTGCCCACGGGTCCGGTCATACCCTTTCCCGGCAGGTCCATGATGAAGTTGTTGGTCCAACTGCGGCGCACATCGAATGCCGAAAGTCCGCGATCCTTGTCCAGCAGGAAGCCGCGGCGGTCCGACTCGTTGAAATCGGTCGAGCCGGTCCAAGTGGAGGTGTCGTCGGTGGATTTCGAGAAGGTGTAGGAGCTATTGAACTGGAATCCCTGGCTGAAGCGCTTGTTCACGCTCAGGCGGAACCCGTGATAGTCCGACGTCGCGTCGGTGATGCGCCAGCGCATGCGACCGAAGTTGTCATTCAGCAGACGGGTGGTGGTCAGATTGATAAAGCGCGCCCGGCCGTTGCCGGGATCAATCGACGGATTGGTGTTCAACATCACCGCGCCGCGAATCAAATGCGTGGAGCGGCTGCCGGAATACCCGGCGTTCACGGTCAGATTGCCGATCACCTGCCGCTCGATATCCAGGCTAAACTTGTATACGGCGGGTTGCTCGAGAGCCCACTGGAAGCCGTCGAGCTGCGGAGCGGCTCCAATGTTATTCGCGAGCAGCGCATTTTGCGTCTGGAACATGTTGGGGAAGTCGAACTGAGCCGTCGGACCCAGCGCCACCCGCAGCCGGTTGATATCCACTTCGGCAACGGAGAAGTAGGGAGACATGCGCACGCCGGAAGTGATGTAGGCGTTGGGCAGGATTTGATCGTGGAACACTCCGGCGCCGGCGCGCACGGAAGTCTTCGTGGAGCCAAACGGCGACCAGGCCAGACCGACGCGAGGAGCAAAGTTCTTCAACGACGGATTAGTGAACAGCGGGTCGCCCACGTCGATCTGCGACTCATTGAAGCTGTAGAAGAAATCAGGCCGCATGTTGCGCACGGTGGCAACTTTATTATTGGCCTCCGTGGGGACGGAGATAATTTCATAGCGCACGCCTATATTCAGCGTGAGCGTGGAGGTCAGCTTCCAGTCATCATGCAGGTACATGCCAAACAGGTTCTGCCGCCAGCCGCGGATGCTGCTGGAGCCGGGGCGGATGAAGTTGGCGGTCTGGGCATTGCCGGCCATGAAGTCGGTGATGGACCCAAAGGAGAAGTTGCCGCCGGGATAGAAGTCCGAGCGCTGGTTGAACTGGAAGCGCTCAAACTGGCCTCCGAACTTGAAGGCATGCGCTCCGGCCAGCCAAGTCATGTCTTCCTTGAACTGGAAGGTGTTCTGCACGTGCTTCTTGGGGTTGGTCGAGCCGCCGCCGAAGCCGGTCAGGGTGGTTACGCCGATGATTCCGGGAACGTCCGGCTCGCTGCCCAGAGTGCGGCCCAGGAATTCGGGGAAGATATCGGTGTCAATGCGGGGCAGATCAAAGAACCGCAGGTTGGTGCGGCTGAATGAGAAGTGCGTCCGCCCGAGGATCGCTGGAGAAAAGATGTGGGTCTGCTCGAGGGTCGAGTAGCGGCTGCCGGTCAGCGCCGTTTCCCTGGTGTTGAAGTTGGGATCGTCCCGGTCGGCGTTGTCAAAGGTGAACCGGAAGAAGATCGAATCGTTATCATTGAAACGGTTGTCGATTTTGGTCGCGTAGTAATTCTGATTGATGAGGGTCGGAGCGCTGTCGGCGAAGTCCCCGCGATCCGGATCAATCACGCCGGCAGCGGAAATGATCGGCGAAGTGGGCAGGGGATAGGCATCCCAGAAGGGCCGGACATTGGCCACCACGTTTCGCGTGCCGGCTGAAACGGCATTCCGCAACGCGAGCGAAGGAACGGTGAAGACGGAGGTCTCTCCCTGCAATTCCCGCGTTCCTTCGTAGCTGCCGAAGAAGAAAGCCTTGTCGGTGACAATCGGGCCGCCCACCGAACCGCCGAACTGCCCGCGCCGGAACTCGGCCTTGGTGCCGTCGCCGCGCGCGTTTTCTTCCCACTTGGCGGCGTCCATGTTGTCATTGCGCACGAATCCGAACAGCGAGCCGAACACTTTGTTGGTGCCCGACTTGGTGATGGCGCTGATGACGCCGCCGGTGTGGCGGCCATACTCGGCGTCATAGGCATTGGTGATGATGCGGAACTCGCGCACCGTCTCCACGCCGGTCATGGTGCCGGCGGCGGAGCCGGAGCCGCCCGCGGCGTCATTAATGTCCGCGCCATCCAGCAGGAAGCTGTTGGAGCCATAGCGCTGTCCGCCAATGGCCAGCTTGCGGCCGAAGCCTTTGGTCGCGCTGGATTCGGCAGCTTCGGCGAAGACCGCGCCAGGCGCCAGCGTGGCCAGCTCGAGGAAGCTGCGGCCATTGAGCGGAATGTCGCGCATCTGGGCCGAATCCACGATCGAGCCCACCACCGCCGTGGTGGTCTCCAGCAGCGGAGCCTCGCCCGTGATGGTAACCGACTCGGCCACGTTGCCGACGTTCAGCGTGAAGTCGATCACTGCCTCGCGTCCGATCACCAGCGTAATGCCGGAGCGGACTTCCACCTGGAAGCCGGTCATCTTGGCTTCCACGGTGTAGGCGCCCACGGCCAAGGCCGGGATGCGATATTCGCCGCGCTCATTGGCGGGCACTACACGAGTGGTTCCGGTGTCCGTGTGCTTGGCGGTAACTTCCGCGCCGGGCAGCACCGCGCCGGACTGATCCTTCACCGATCCGAGAATGGTTCCGGTGGTCTGCGCCCTTGCGTTGATCGCGCTGCCCACCAACAGCAACAGGGCAAACGCGGCGAACGCGGCTACTTTGCCTGCGAAATTCTTCTTCATTGAGGCTCTCCTTTATTTAGCTGCGGAATCGGGCGAAGCTGTTGCTCTCGTCCGTCTTCCAGAAAAATTATCCAAACAGGACCGTAGTCAGAACACTAGTCAGAACACCCGGAGCAGCTCTGCCCGTTGCAAGCCTATATTCTAGTGATCGACCCCAGCCCAACGTCCAATTAGGCCAAACCAAATTAGTTACAAACAGGCTACACCCCCGCAGGGGCGGGAGTCAAATCAATTTCGGACTGCCTGTTTACGAAAATGCACAAAGGGAATCAGCAGGTTACGGTATTTTCCCGGATGCCGTCACAGTGCCGCGACCGTGAGGGAGCGGACACGTTCAACGGTCACTGATAATCGGCAAGCGCAACCGTTCCATGCCGGTCCACGGCAGGCCGCGATGGAACATCCCGGCTCTGTTCGGAAAACATCAACCCGATCGGGTTAATCCGTCAGCGTGTCGGCGAACTCATGCAGGCCCTTGTGGGTGGCGATCCACTCGGCGGCGTGCACGGCTCCGGCGGCGAATCCTGCCCGGCTGCGCGCCGTATGTGTGAAGGTCAGTGTGTCGGCCTCCGAATCAAAGCCCACCGTATGCTCGCCCGGGACGGCTCCGGCGCGGTTGCTGGCCACCGAGATTTTCCGTTTGCCGTAACGGGTTCCCAGAATCTTTTCGAGTTGCAGCGCGGTGCCGGATGGGGCGTCGAGCTTTTGGTTGTGATGTATCTCATGGATGAACGGGTCATACATCGGCTGGCCGGCCATCATGGCGGCAGCCTGCTCCATCAAGCGGAAGAACAGGTTCACGCCGATTGAAAAATTCGACCCATAGACCAGACCGGTGTTGCGCGCTTCCACCATGGCGCGAACCTGCGGCAAATGATCCCACCAGCCGGTGGTGCCCACCACCATGCTGATGCCCAGCGCGCTGAGCTTGTCCACGTTGCGGACCACGGCCTCGGGTATGGTGAAGTCGATGGCCACGTCGATGCCGGCGAGGTTCTCGCGCGTTAGCAACTGCCCCTGCTCATTGCCGGCGATATCGGCCTTGAAGCCGACCGCGTGGCCGCGCGCCAGCGCAGCCTGCTCGATCATGCGCCCCATCTTCCCGTAACCAATCAGTGCGATATTCATAGGTGTAAGTGTAACTCGGTGCACGGGTAGCCACGGCACGATTTTTGTGCCGTGGGTTTTTGCGCCGGTTTACGTCGGGATGAGCTGGGTTATGCCGGTGAAAAGCCCACGGCACAACAATCGTGCCGTGGCTACCACTAACTTCTTTTCAATAACTCTTCGCCGATCTGCACGGCGTTCAGCGCCGCGCCCTTCAGCAACTGGTCTCCGGCGACGAACAGAGCGATCGAGTGGCCGCTGGGGTCGCTCGTGTCGCGGCGAATGCGGCCCACCAGTATCTCCTCGATGCCGGAGGCGTCGCGCGGCATGGGGAAGTAGTTCTCCTTCGCGTTGTCCACCAGCTTCACGCCGGGCGCAGTCTTCAGTATTTCAGTGACCTCTTCCGGCGTGATCGGCCGCTCGCACTCGAAAATGAGTGACTCGGAGTGAGCGCGCAGCACCGGCACGCGCACGCACGTGGCACTCACTCGCACCTGTGAGTCATTCCAAATCTTCGCCGTCTC
The Acidobacteriota bacterium genome window above contains:
- a CDS encoding TonB-dependent receptor, translated to MKKNFAGKVAAFAAFALLLLVGSAINARAQTTGTILGSVKDQSGAVLPGAEVTAKHTDTGTTRVVPANERGEYRIPALAVGAYTVEAKMTGFQVEVRSGITLVIGREAVIDFTLNVGNVAESVTITGEAPLLETTTAVVGSIVDSAQMRDIPLNGRSFLELATLAPGAVFAEAAESSATKGFGRKLAIGGQRYGSNSFLLDGADINDAAGGSGSAAGTMTGVETVREFRIITNAYDAEYGRHTGGVISAITKSGTNKVFGSLFGFVRNDNMDAAKWEENARGDGTKAEFRRGQFGGSVGGPIVTDKAFFFGSYEGTRELQGETSVFTVPSLALRNAVSAGTRNVVANVRPFWDAYPLPTSPIISAAGVIDPDRGDFADSAPTLINQNYYATKIDNRFNDNDSIFFRFTFDNADRDDPNFNTRETALTGSRYSTLEQTHIFSPAILGRTHFSFSRTNLRFFDLPRIDTDIFPEFLGRTLGSEPDVPGIIGVTTLTGFGGGSTNPKKHVQNTFQFKEDMTWLAGAHAFKFGGQFERFQFNQRSDFYPGGNFSFGSITDFMAGNAQTANFIRPGSSSIRGWRQNLFGMYLHDDWKLTSTLTLNIGVRYEIISVPTEANNKVATVRNMRPDFFYSFNESQIDVGDPLFTNPSLKNFAPRVGLAWSPFGSTKTSVRAGAGVFHDQILPNAYITSGVRMSPYFSVAEVDINRLRVALGPTAQFDFPNMFQTQNALLANNIGAAPQLDGFQWALEQPAVYKFSLDIERQVIGNLTVNAGYSGSRSTHLIRGAVMLNTNPSIDPGNGRARFINLTTTRLLNDNFGRMRWRITDATSDYHGFRLSVNKRFSQGFQFNSSYTFSKSTDDTSTWTGSTDFNESDRRGFLLDKDRGLSAFDVRRSWTNNFIMDLPGKGMTGPVGKVLGGWEMSGVIRMNDGFPLNASATQARVRPAGATADTTMRFVDGSSIDLIPGGIINSIDARNPDRYFDPAQFSYPATNCARDIVGSTNPKYQCNTSLPLGGYQGNVGRNAMTAPGSATLDINLMKETNIPAFGEEGALVFRTEFFNLLNRPNYGSPTTVVYDRNLVQRSDVGRIDSTRTSARQIQLAVRIVF
- a CDS encoding transcriptional repressor, with the translated sequence MVWSWESLVPLIQEIRRHRNLAELAREHGFRLTTQRRLIFSILESAPTHMNAKEILAQARRVDPGIDQVTIYRNLAVLKKLGVVDELDLLHLRGDQHYYEARQDRPHSHVACLQCGKVMEFSSPAMDTMSTEIRDELGFSISFMRVEIGGACAECRRKAPPTSPQTKANQNVLRNKKLN
- a CDS encoding dihydrodipicolinate reductase; protein product: MNIALIGYGKMGRMIEQAALARGHAVGFKADIAGNEQGQLLTRENLAGIDVAIDFTIPEAVVRNVDKLSALGISMVVGTTGWWDHLPQVRAMVEARNTGLVYGSNFSIGVNLFFRLMEQAAAMMAGQPMYDPFIHEIHHNQKLDAPSGTALQLEKILGTRYGKRKISVASNRAGAVPGEHTVGFDSEADTLTFTHTARSRAGFAAGAVHAAEWIATHKGLHEFADTLTD